GTGAAGTGCATCAAGATGGTCAAGTCTGAGCGCACGGGTGCCTACGCGTTCCAAGAGGAACTCGTCCCTACCGACGAAGTAGCCGACTACTTCAAGAAATAATAAAGTAGGTAA
This sequence is a window from Fibrobacter sp.. Protein-coding genes within it:
- a CDS encoding DUF4295 domain-containing protein, with protein sequence MAKKAVATFSGDKSQLKNVVKCIKMVKSERTGAYAFQEELVPTDEVADYFKK